One part of the Gossypium raimondii isolate GPD5lz chromosome 1, ASM2569854v1, whole genome shotgun sequence genome encodes these proteins:
- the LOC105786396 gene encoding zinc finger protein ZAT5: protein MDMMMMMMEGQDDDVVCCKDDDHQLQIIKGKRTKRPRAPPSSPPLTSVVASTTTTTTSSGGGGGAVGVSPTITSSFDLAESSTEEEEREQDMANCLLVLSQGQTRKVKPPSPPPSEPSTEAAVETDVHQCKTCNRCFPSFQALGGHRASHKKFKVVNDQDINNNRNKEDHRHYDQFNEKATTLSLHITSKKSRVHECSICGAEFSSGQALGGHMRRHRTLTNAPTMTTPATATTTLDTVVRTSEQRKKPRTVLQLDLNLPAPEDDLHKEPNNKVLSFASEGKLLGFSASSLVDCHY, encoded by the coding sequence ATggatatgatgatgatgatgatggaggGTCAAGACGATGATGTTGTTTGTTGCAAAGATGATGATCATCAGTTGCAGATAATCAAAGGTAAACGTACCAAACGTCCAAGAGCACCGCCGTCGTCTCCTCCTCTCACTTCGGTGGTGGCTtcaaccaccaccaccaccacttcTAGTGGAGGTGGTGGCGGAGCTGTTGGTGTTTCTCCGACAATTACATCATCTTTTGATTTAGCAGAAAGCAGTACAGAAGAAGAAGAACGAGAACAAGATATGGCGAATTGTTTACTTGTTTTATCTCAAGGTCAAACAAGGAAAGTGAAACCACCATCACCGCCACCATCGGAACCGTCCACGGAGGCGGCGGTGGAGACGGATGTTCATCAGTGCAAGACATGTAACCGGTGTTTCCCTTCATTCCAAGCACTCGGTGGGCATCGAGCGAGCCACAAAAAATTCAAGGTAGTTAACGATCAAGATATTAATAACAATCGCAACAAAGAAGATCATCGTCATTATGATCAATTCAACGAAAAGGCTACGACACTTTCGCTTCATATTACAAGTAAAAAATCGAGGGTTCATGAATGTTCGATATGTGGTGCCGAGTTCTCGTCCGGACAAGCTCTCGGAGGTCATATGCGAAGGCATAGGACATTAACTAATGCTCCAACCATGACGACACCGGCAACGGCAACAACAACGTTAGACACCGTCGTCCGGACAAGCGAACAGCGGAAGAAACCAAGGACTGTTCTGCAATTGGATCTTAACCTTCCAGCCCCAGAAGATGATCTTCACAAGGAACCTAATAATAAAGTACTATCATTTGCTTCCGAGGGAAAACTACTGGGTTTTTCAGCATCTTCTTTAGTTGATTGTCATTATTAA